The following proteins are co-located in the Panthera tigris isolate Pti1 chromosome F2, P.tigris_Pti1_mat1.1, whole genome shotgun sequence genome:
- the CYRIB gene encoding CYFIP-related Rac1 interactor B isoform X4: MGNLLKVLTCTDLEQGPNFFLDFENAQPTESEKEIYNQVNVVLKDAEGILEDLQSYRGAGHEIREAIQHPADEKLQEKAWGAVVPLVGKLKKFYEFSQRLEAALRGLLGALTSTPYSPTQHLEREQALAKQFAEILHFTLRFDELKMTNPAIQNDFSYYRRTLSRMRINNVPAEGENEVNNELANRMSLFYAEATPMLKTLSDATTKFVSENKNLPIENTTDCLSTMASVCRVMLETPEYRSRFTNEETVSFCLRVMVGVIILYDHVHPVGAFAKTSKIDMKGCIKVLKDQPPNSVEGLLNALRYTTKHLNDETTSKQIRSMLQ; the protein is encoded by the exons ATGGGGAATCTTCTTAAAGTTTTGACATGCACAGACCTTGAGCAGGGGCCaaattttttccttgattttgaaA ATGCCCAGCCTACAGAGTCTGAGAAGGAAATTTATAATCAGGTGAATGTAGTGTTAAAAGATGCAGAAGGTATCTTGGAAGATCTGCAGTCATACAGAGGAGCTGGCCATGAAATACGAGAG GCGATCCAGCATCCAGCAGATGAGAAGTTGCAGGAGAAGGCTTGGGGCGCAGTTGTTCCACTAGTAggcaaattaaagaaattttatgaattttctcAGAGGTTAG aagcAGCACTAAGAGGCCTTCTGGGAGCCTTGACCAGTACCCCGTACTCTCCCACGCAGCATCTAGAGCGAGAGCAGGCTCTTGCCAAACAGTTTGCGGAGATTCTTCACTTCACGCTCCGGTTCGACGAACTCAAG ATGACAAATCCCGCCATACAGAATGATTTCAGCTATTACAGAAGAACATTGAGTCGTATGAGGATTAATAACGTTCCA gcagaaggagaaaatgaagtaaataatgAATTGGCAAATCGAATGTCTTTGTTTTATGCTGAGGCAACCCCAATGCTGAAAACCTTAAGTGACGCCACGACAAAATTTGTATCAGAG AACAAAAATTTACCAAtagaaaataccacagattgtCTAAGCACCATGGCCAGCGTATGCAGAGTCATGCTCGAAACACC GGAATACAGAAGCAGATTTACAAATGAAGAGACAGTGTCATTCTGCTTGAGGGTAATGGTGGGTGTCATAATACTCTATGACCACGTACATCCAGTGGGAGCATTTGCCAAAACTTCAAAAATTGAT ATGAAAGGTTGTATCAAAGTTCTTAAGGACCAACCTCCCAATAGCGTAGAAGGTCTTCTAAATGCTCTCag
- the CYRIB gene encoding CYFIP-related Rac1 interactor B isoform X5, with protein MGNLIKVLTRDIDHNAAHFFLDFENAQPTESEKEIYNQVNVVLKDAEGILEDLQSYRGAGHEIREAIQHPADEKLQEKAWGAVVPLVGKLKKFYEFSQRLEAALRGLLGALTSTPYSPTQHLEREQALAKQFAEILHFTLRFDELKMTNPAIQNDFSYYRRTLSRMRINNVPAEGENEVNNELANRMSLFYAEATPMLKTLSDATTKFVSENKNLPIENTTDCLSTMASVCRVMLETPEYRSRFTNEETVSFCLRVMVGVIILYDHVHPVGAFAKTSKIDMKGCIKVLKDQPPNSVEGLLNALRYTTKHLNDETTSKQIRSMLQ; from the exons ATGGGTAATCTCATTAAGGTGCTAACCAGGGACATAGACCACAATGCAGCACATTTTTTCTTGGACTTTGAAA ATGCCCAGCCTACAGAGTCTGAGAAGGAAATTTATAATCAGGTGAATGTAGTGTTAAAAGATGCAGAAGGTATCTTGGAAGATCTGCAGTCATACAGAGGAGCTGGCCATGAAATACGAGAG GCGATCCAGCATCCAGCAGATGAGAAGTTGCAGGAGAAGGCTTGGGGCGCAGTTGTTCCACTAGTAggcaaattaaagaaattttatgaattttctcAGAGGTTAG aagcAGCACTAAGAGGCCTTCTGGGAGCCTTGACCAGTACCCCGTACTCTCCCACGCAGCATCTAGAGCGAGAGCAGGCTCTTGCCAAACAGTTTGCGGAGATTCTTCACTTCACGCTCCGGTTCGACGAACTCAAG ATGACAAATCCCGCCATACAGAATGATTTCAGCTATTACAGAAGAACATTGAGTCGTATGAGGATTAATAACGTTCCA gcagaaggagaaaatgaagtaaataatgAATTGGCAAATCGAATGTCTTTGTTTTATGCTGAGGCAACCCCAATGCTGAAAACCTTAAGTGACGCCACGACAAAATTTGTATCAGAG AACAAAAATTTACCAAtagaaaataccacagattgtCTAAGCACCATGGCCAGCGTATGCAGAGTCATGCTCGAAACACC GGAATACAGAAGCAGATTTACAAATGAAGAGACAGTGTCATTCTGCTTGAGGGTAATGGTGGGTGTCATAATACTCTATGACCACGTACATCCAGTGGGAGCATTTGCCAAAACTTCAAAAATTGAT ATGAAAGGTTGTATCAAAGTTCTTAAGGACCAACCTCCCAATAGCGTAGAAGGTCTTCTAAATGCTCTCag
- the CYRIB gene encoding CYFIP-related Rac1 interactor B isoform X3 produces the protein MCFCCSKFSMPEVYKPAPVGNYEQASLCRIPGLCLKFFLLELNDVAIFIFRFAGMGNLIKVLTRDIDHNAAHFFLDFENAQPTESEKEIYNQVNVVLKDAEGILEDLQSYRGAGHEIREAIQHPADEKLQEKAWGAVVPLVGKLKKFYEFSQRLEAALRGLLGALTSTPYSPTQHLEREQALAKQFAEILHFTLRFDELKMTNPAIQNDFSYYRRTLSRMRINNVPAEGENEVNNELANRMSLFYAEATPMLKTLSDATTKFVSENKNLPIENTTDCLSTMASVCRVMLETPEYRSRFTNEETVSFCLRVMVGVIILYDHVHPVGAFAKTSKIDMKGCIKVLKDQPPNSVEGLLNALRYTTKHLNDETTSKQIRSMLQ, from the exons ATGTGCTTTTGTTGTTCCAAATTTTCAATGCCAGAAGTATATAAACCTGCACCTGTTGGTAATTATGAGCAAGCCAGCCTTTGCCGAATCCCAGGcctctgcttaaaattttttttactggaaCTAAATGatgttgccatttttatttttaggtttgcTGGCATGGGTAATCTCATTAAGGTGCTAACCAGGGACATAGACCACAATGCAGCACATTTTTTCTTGGACTTTGAAA ATGCCCAGCCTACAGAGTCTGAGAAGGAAATTTATAATCAGGTGAATGTAGTGTTAAAAGATGCAGAAGGTATCTTGGAAGATCTGCAGTCATACAGAGGAGCTGGCCATGAAATACGAGAG GCGATCCAGCATCCAGCAGATGAGAAGTTGCAGGAGAAGGCTTGGGGCGCAGTTGTTCCACTAGTAggcaaattaaagaaattttatgaattttctcAGAGGTTAG aagcAGCACTAAGAGGCCTTCTGGGAGCCTTGACCAGTACCCCGTACTCTCCCACGCAGCATCTAGAGCGAGAGCAGGCTCTTGCCAAACAGTTTGCGGAGATTCTTCACTTCACGCTCCGGTTCGACGAACTCAAG ATGACAAATCCCGCCATACAGAATGATTTCAGCTATTACAGAAGAACATTGAGTCGTATGAGGATTAATAACGTTCCA gcagaaggagaaaatgaagtaaataatgAATTGGCAAATCGAATGTCTTTGTTTTATGCTGAGGCAACCCCAATGCTGAAAACCTTAAGTGACGCCACGACAAAATTTGTATCAGAG AACAAAAATTTACCAAtagaaaataccacagattgtCTAAGCACCATGGCCAGCGTATGCAGAGTCATGCTCGAAACACC GGAATACAGAAGCAGATTTACAAATGAAGAGACAGTGTCATTCTGCTTGAGGGTAATGGTGGGTGTCATAATACTCTATGACCACGTACATCCAGTGGGAGCATTTGCCAAAACTTCAAAAATTGAT ATGAAAGGTTGTATCAAAGTTCTTAAGGACCAACCTCCCAATAGCGTAGAAGGTCTTCTAAATGCTCTCag